In Longimicrobium sp., the genomic stretch GGGGATCGTGCGGCCAAGTGCGCGCGCCGGGCTTCAGCTCGCGGGTGAAGAAGCGGTTGAGCGACGGGAAGCTGTCCAGCGGCGCCGCGGCCTCGTCCACGTCGGCGCCCACCATCCGCGCAAAGCCGCCGAGGACGGGCTTGCGCAGCGGCCTGGGGAGCGGCACGTCGGCGATCGCGCCGAACGCGCGGCTGAGCGCGCCCTGCGGCAGCCGCCGGAGCGCGCCGAGCATCGCCCGGGCGCGCGCGCCGGGGTCGTCGGGGTTGTGCGAGATGTCCGCGGAGCGGCGGACGGATGGATCGTCGGGCATCGGGATCTGCTTCTGCTCTCGATTCGCTTCTGCGCTGGACTCGCTACTGCGCTCGGACTCGCTTCTGTGCTCGACTCGCTTCTGATCTCGGACTCACTTCTACTCTCGGACTCGCTTCTGATCTCGACTCGAAGATTCGTGCGGCCGCGGCGCGGAGGCCCTCTCCCCCCGGCCCCCTCCCCCAAAACCGACTGGGGGAGGGGGAGACCTCAGCGCGGGGAGAGCTACTGCGCCCAACGCAAGCCGTTGCGCGGCCGCGGACGGCCCCCTCCCCCCGCCCCTCCCCCGCTGCGCAGGGGAGGGGGGAACTCAGCGCGGGAGCGATTTTGGCGCCACGCTGCAGCCCTGGCCCCGCAGCGCACGCACGGCGAGGAACGCGCCACCGCCTGCGCGCCGCGGTCGAAGTTACCCCCTCCCGTTATCGGGAGGGGGTACGCGGCCCCAGCCGCGGGGGGAGGGTCCGCGGGGGAAGGGCTTCGTTCGCGCCGCGCAGGTGTTAGATTCGCGCGCCCGGCTCTTGCGGACCCATCCGCGGCCGGAATCCCGCTGCGAATCAATCGCCCGAAGACATCGCCGGACGACGTGACCGATACGACCGAAGCGACCACCGCCCTGCGCCTTCCCGTGCGCACGCACACGCTGGCCAACGGGATGCGCATCGTCTGCCACGAGGACCGCGCGGCGCCCATCGTGGCCGTGCACCTGATGTACCGCGTGGGCAGCCGCCACGAGACCCCCGGCCGCACCGGGCTGGCCCATCTCCTCGAGCACCTGATGTTCGAGGGATCGCTGCACGCGCCCAAAGGGCAGTTCGACGACCTGCTGGAGCGCGTGGGCGGCACCAACAACGGCTCCACCTGGCTCGACCGCACCAACTACTTCGAGACCGTCCCCTCGCACGCCGTGGAGCTCCCGCTCTGGCTGGAGCGCGACCGCATGGCCTTCTTCCTTCCCGTGCTGACCTCGGAGATGCTGGAGGTGCAGCGCGGGGTGGTGATGAACGAGCGGCGCCAAGCCTACGAGAACCGCCCGTACGGGATGGCCGACGAGCGGCTCCACCAGATGCTCTTCGGCGACGCGCACCCGTACTCGTGGCCGACGATCGGCTACATGGCCGACTTGGAGCGGATCACGCTGGACGACGCGCGCGGATTCTACTCGACCTACTACACGCCGGGCAACGCGGTGCTGGTCTTCGCCGGCGACATCTCGGCCGACGAGGCGGCCGCGCTGGCCGAGCGCTACTTCGGCGACCTGCCGCACGGGCCGCCCATCCCTCCGTTCACCCCGCCGGCCGACCCCGCGCCCGCCGCCGCCGTCAGCCGCGAGGCGATGGGCGACGACGTCTCCTTCCCGCGCGTCTACCAGGCGTGGGCGGTGCCGGGGTACGGGACGCGCGAGTGGGTGGCGCTCGACGTGCTGGCCTATCTCCTGGCCGACGGCGACAGCTCGCGGCTGCAGCGCGCGCTCATCCGCGAGGGGCGGCTGTCGCAGGACGTGGACACCTACCTCTATCCCACCGCGCTCTGCGGCGTGTGGGGGATCGTGACCACCGCGCGCACGGGGATCGCGCCCGAGCGGCTGGAGGCGGCGATCCGGCGCGTGCTGGACGACGTGGTGGCCAACGGGGTGACGGACGACGAGGTGCTGGGCGCCGCCCGCCGCGTCCGCCGCGACCAGGTGGGCGACCTGGCCACCGTGGAGGAGCGCGCCGAGTCGCTCGCCTACGCCGCGACGGTGCTGGGCGAGCCCGAGGCGCTGGAGCGCGTGCTGGAGACGTACGGCGAAGTCACGCCCGACGAGGTGCGCCGCGCCGCCGCCCGGTGGCTGGACGCGGGGCGCGGCGCCACGCTGGTCGTCGTTCCCGCGGAGGGCGCGTCTCAGGACGGGGAGGCGGGCGATGAGTGAGATCGTCGTGCTGCCGCCGCCGCGGCTGGGGCCGCCGCCCGCGCCGCGCGTTCCCCACCCCGCGCGCTGGACGATGGCCAACGGGCTGCGGATCGTGTCCGCGCCGCGGCACGGGGTGCCGCAGGTGGTGCTGCGGCTGGTCCTTCCCGCCGGCTCCGCGGCCGATCCCGCGCCCTACGCCGGCGCCGCCTCGCTCGTCGGCCACCTGGTCGCCGAGGGGACGGCCACGCTGGCGGCGGAGGAACTGCACGCGCGGCTGGACCTGCTGGGCGCCGCCGTCCATCCCCACGTGGGGCACGACTTCGCGGAGATCGAGCTGGTGCTCCTTTCCGAGACGCTGCGCGAGGGCGTGGGCCTGCTGGCGGAGATGGCGATGCGGCCCTCGTTCCCCGAGCACGAGACGGAGCGCATCCGCGCCGAGTCGCTCGACGCGCTGGTCGCCCGCCACGACGAGCCTGCGAACGTGGCCGACGACCGCGCGGCGCTGGAGGTGTTCGGCCCCGATCACCCGTACGGCATCCCCTCGTTCGGCACCGAGGCGGGGATCCGCGAGGTGCCGCGCGAGGCGCTGATCGCCTTCCACGCCGCGCGCTACCGGCCGGGCGGCTCGTTCCTCGTCGCGGCCGGCGAGTTCGATCCGGCGGAGCTGCGCGAGGCGCTGGACGCAGCGTTCGCTTCTTGGTCGGGAGATGCCGAGCCGACCGCCTATCCCCCCGCCCCGCCGCTGGGCGGCGAGGAGCGGATGGTGTTCGTGCCGTGGGAGGAGTCGGCGCAGTCGGAGATCCGCATCGCCGGGCAGGGGCTGGCGCGCACGGACCCGGACTGGATCCGCGCGGGGGTGACCAACTTCCTGCTGGGCGGCAGCACCATCACCGGCCGGCTGGGCGCCAACCTGCGCGAGGACAAGGGGTGGACCTACGGCGCGCGCTCCCTCTTCTCGGCGGGCGTGGTCCCCGGCGGGTGGGTGGCGGAGACGGCCGTGGACGTGGGCGTCACCCGCGACGCGGTGAACGAGATGATGCGCGAGATCCGCCGCCTGGCCGAGGAGCCGGTGGACGAGGCCGAGCTGCGCCGCGCCAAGGACGCGCTGATGCTCTCGCTCCCGCGCATGTTCGAGACGCCCGCGGGCGTGGCCAGCCGCCTGGCCACGGTCGAGGCGTACGGCCTCCCGCACGAGTGGTGGGACCGCTTCCCCGACGCGGTCGAGGCCGTGACGACGGAGGACGTCGGCCGCATGGCGCGCCGCCACTTCGATCCCCAGCGGCTGGTGCGCGTGGTGGTCGGCGGGTGGAGGTGAGGCGTCGCGCCCTCTCCGGCTCGCCAGGGTTCGCCATCTCTCCCCCAAACCTGGAGAGGTGGGGATGAGCAGATTCGCGCCGACATCGGAGGCCGGCGCGGCCGCGGGCTGGCCCCCTCCCCCGGCCCCTCCCCCGCTTCGCAGGGGCGGGGAGAACTCAGCGCCGCGACGAGGGTGGCGCGAAGAGCGGGACGGGTCGCCACGATTGCGTCGCACGTGAGACGAGGAGTGCAGAAAAGGCCGCGCCGCACGAGCGAAATTACCCCCTCCCGTTATCGGGAGGGGGTACGCGGCCCCAGCCGCGGGAGGAGGGTCCCGCCCGGCGACGGGACAGCGGAGCGGAGTCCGCTGCGGCGGAAACGACGCGGCCCCCCTCCCGATGACTTCCGGGAGAGGGGCCGGGCGAGCGGTGCCGTCCAGCGGCTCTCGGGCTGCCGACCACCGATCCAGCTTCTACATCAGCCCTCCGCCGCTGTCCCGCTCGCCGCGCCACACGGCGTCGTCGTCGTACTCGTCGTGCTCGGGCACCACCTCCAGCGCGGGGACGGGCGCGTGGCGCGTGACCCGCATCACCCCTTCCCACCCGCACGATGTGCACCACCGGCGGTTCAGCAGGCGCCGCGCCGGGCGCAGCAGCGACGAGCGGATGGGCAGGCTCTCGCATCCGCAGCGCGGGCAGTCGCGGCCGGAGGGGAGGAGCGCCACCAGCAGCGCCAGCGGGGCCAGGAGCATCACCACCCACAGCGCGGTCATGAACATCCAGAACATCGCGTCCTCCCTGGTTCCCCGGTGCCTCTGCGCGTCGTCCGCGCTCGCCTTTCGCGTAAGGCAAGGGGCATGCCGCTCCGCCCTCACTCCGGCGTCTCCTGATCTCGTTGCAAATGCGCATCTTACGTGTAGATAGCGCCACCCCAGACGCGGCCGCGCTGGCCGGTGCGGCAGACGTGCTGCGGCGCGGAGGTCTCGTCGCGTTCCCCACCGAGACGGTGTACGGACTTGGCGCGCACGCGCTGGACCCCGCGGCAGTGGCAAGGATCTACGAAGCCAAGGGTCGCCCGTCGTACAATCCGCTCATCGTCCACGTCGCCGGCGTCGACGCGGCGCGGCGGCTGGCGGGAGATTGGCCCGCGGCGGCCGACCGGCTCGCCGAGCGCTTCTGGCCGGGCCCGCTCACCCTCGTCCTCCCCCGCTCGGCGGAGATCCCGGACGCGGTGAGCGCGGGGCTGGACACGGTGGGAATCCGCATCCCCGCGCACCCGGTCGCCCACGCGCTCCTGGAGGCGGCGGGGATCCCGGTGGCCGCGCCCTCGGCGAACCGCTCGATGGGGGTGTCGCCGACCACGGCCGAGCACGTGCGGCGCAGCCTGGGCGAGCGGGTGGACGTGATCGTGGACGGCGGCCCTTCCCCCGTGGGCATCGAGTCCACCGTGCTGAGCCTGGCCGGCGAGGTGCCGACGATCCTGCGCCCCGGCTCCGTCTCGGCCGACGCGCTGCGCGAGGTGCTGGGCGAGGTCGCCGTCGCCTCGGCCGAGCCGCGGGGCCGCGAGGCGCGCCCGTCGCCGGGAATGCTGGACCGCCACTACGCGCCGGCGGCCGAGGTGCGGCTCTTCTCCTCCGAATCGCGCGACGCGGCGTTCGCCAAGGCGGTGTGGGCCGCCAGCGACGACCGCGCGGTGGGGGTGATCGCCTTCGCGCCGGTGTCCGCCTCCGGCGCCGAGGTGGTGGTGATGCCGGACGATCCGCGGGAGTACGCCGCCCGCCTCTACGCCGCCCTGCATGCGCTGGACGCCGCCGGCTGCGAGATGATCTGGATCGAGGACGTTCCCGGCACCCCCGAGTGGGCCGGCATCCGCGACCGGCTGCGGCGGGCGGCGGGGTGATGTTGGCCGGGCGATTGTCGCCGGGAGATGATGTCGCCGGGCGAATGGAATTCACGGCAACAACTGCACGAAGTCCCTGCGGGACTGAGGCCGGATATCCGCGCTCCGAGCCGACATCCTCGCCGCGCTGAGTTCTCCCCTCCCCTGCGCAGCGGGGGAGGGGCCGGGGGAGGGGGCCAGCCGGGGCGGGCAGGATCTCTCCTGGGAGAGCAGATATCCGGCGTCAGTCCCGCAGGGACTTTGTGCGGTCGTTGCCGTGGCTTCAGCCGCCCGGGCGTGAGCTGACCTGGAGCGCGGGAAAGGCCGGTTCTGCGCGGACGCTTCACCGGCCGGGCAGCGCGCGGTACTCTTCAGGTGGTGTCGGGGACGCACCGGCAAACCACCAGAGAGGAAGGGACCCATGCAGCCGAACCTCCTGAACCTGAGCGAGATCCGCGTCGAGAGCTTCGCCACCGAAGCCCCGCACCGTGACCCGGCCTCCGCGCCGGAGATGATCCTGAACATGCACACGCGCTGGCCCAAGGACTGCCCGGAAACGCTCCCGCAGTTCTGCTGACGCTCTCCGCCGGTGCTGGCGGCGGAGAGATCGATCCATCTCTTCGCTCCGGCATCACCCAACGGCACGTCCGGCGTTCGCGGTGCGTCCCCGAACTGCCGGGATGTCACGATCCGCCCTGACGGCGCGTTCCATCCCTCGACGGGCGGGCGACAATTCCCAATCGACGCAGGGGCAGGGCGATGCACGTCACGCGCAGGGCGATGCTGGGCTCCGTGCTGGGGCTGCTGCTGGCGCTGGGCGGATGCGACCGCCTCGTCCTCGGCACCGTCGATCGCGACGGGGACGTCGTCTCCGGCACGGGGACGGTGCGGTGGTACTCGTTCGAGGGCGGCTTCTTCGCCATCCGCGGCGACGACGACGTCACCTACGATCCCCGCGACCCGCTGCCGGCCGAGTTCCAGCAGGACGGGCTGCGGGTGCGCTTCCGCGCCCGCATCCTCCCCGGCATGAGCATCCACCAGGCGGGCCCGGTCGTGGACGTCGAGCAGATCTCCCTCGACTGACGCGGTCGCCGTCGCGACGCACCGAACCCCGCCCGCGGCTTTCGCGGACGGGGTTCGCGCCGTATATCGCCCCGCGCGAGCCTCATCATCCCCCCAGCCGCGAGCGCCGTCCCCATGCCGAGATACATCGCCCTCCTGCGCGCCATCAACGTCGGCGGCCACACGGTGAAGATGGACAAGCTGCGCAAGCTGTTCGAGGAGATGGACTTCGCGAACGTGGAGACGTTCATCGCCAGCGGCAACGTGATCTTCGAGGCGAAGGAGAAGGACGCGGCGAAGCTGGAGAAGAACATCGAGGCGCACCTGGAGAAGGCGCTCGGCTACGCGGTGGGGACGTATCTCCGCACGCCGGACGAGCTGAAGGCCGCGGCCGATCACGAGCCTTTCCCGCGCGCGGACGGCGATGGGACCTACGTCATCTTCGTCCGCGACGAGCCCGGCGCCGACGCGAAGAAGCGCCTCGCCGCGCTGGAGTCGGACGACGACCGCTTCGCCGTCCACGCGCGGGAGGTCTACTGGTGGCGGCGGAACGGGCGGATGAGCGACTCGCTCATCACCGGCCCCCAGCTCGCGAAGGCCATCGGCCAACCCGGCACCAACCGCAACCTCACCACCGTGCGCAAGATGGCCGCGAAGTACGCGGCGAAGGAGTAAGAGATGGCAGACTGGCGTACGCGGATTCCGCGGATAACATTCGTGCGGTAGCTCACGTCGCCGCAAAGCTGCTGCCTTCACCTGGAGCGCCGATGGACGAATCCCTTCCGCGTCTGGACAAGAAGGCGTTCTCCGTCGTTCCTGCCTTCGAGGAGGATGAGGAGATCGAGTACTGGCTGACGCGCACGCCGATCGAGCGTCTCCGCCACGTTGAAACCCTGCGGCGCATGAACTATGGGGCTCTCGCTACCGCAAGACTTCAAAGAGTTCTTGAGCTTGTTAAGGTCCCATGGGGTTAGGTACCTCCTCATTGGCGGCCACGCCGTGGCGTATTACGGATACCCGCGCGCCACGGGCGACCTGGACGTCTGGATCGCCGTAGACCCCGAGAACGCGGCCCGGACCGTCGAGGCCATCCGCGAGTTCGGGTTCGACACGCCCCAGCTCTCCGTCGGATTCTTCCTCGAAGACCGCAGCATGGTGCGAATGGGCGAGCCGCCGCTTCGCATCGAGGTGCTGACCGTGGTTTCGGGGATAGAGTTCGATGAGGCGTATTCAGAGCGAGAGAGCGTGATCCTCGACGGCGAAGAAGTATCCCTCATCAGCCTGCGCGACCTCTTGAGAAACAAGCGCGCGAGCGGCCGGCCGAAGGATCTCGCGGATCTCGATTTTTTCGCGAGGCAGGATCGCGGCAAATAGGCGCCGTCCCTCCCCCGCCCCGTTCCCAATCCCTTGCGGCGTCGATAGATTCATGCGCCCAATCCACCCCGGAAGGACGCATTGGACCAGACTCGCACCACGCTCGTTGAAGGGCTCATCGCCCGCTTCCCGCACATCCCCCGCGAGGCGGTTCTCAAGGAGGACCTCCTTCGCACCGGCATCGCGTTCGACGACTCGGCGCTGACCGACAACCTCGACGGCGAGGTCAAGCCCAAGTCGTACTTCATCTTCTCGTTCGACCAGAAGCCGCTGGCGCAGCTCGGCGAGGCCGCCCGGCGCCGCCCGCCCGAGGAGATCGCGCTCACCGGCGGGCCGTACGAGCTGCGCCGCACCATCGTCTCCGTGCGCGTGAACCCCGACTCGCCGTACCGCGTGGCGCGCGACGAGGCGGGCGGGCTGCGGCTGTCGCTGGAGGGGCGCACCGTCGCCGACGTGGGACTGCCGCCGATGCCCGAGTACTACCGGCACACGCTGGCCAACGGGAAGACGGTGATGGAGACGGCGCCCACCATCCAGTGGGGCTACCTCATCTACCTGACCGTGCTGCGGCTTTGCCAGTACTTCGGCGCCAAGGAGGAGTGCCAGTACTGCGACATCAACCACAACTGGCGCCAGCACAAGCAGGAGGGCCGCCCCTACACCGGCGTGAAGCCCGTGGCCGACGTGCTCGAGGCGCTGGAGATCATCGACCGCTACGACACCGCCAAGGCCAGCAAGGCGTACACGCTCACCGGCGGCTCGGTGACGTCGAAGGTGGACGGGCTGGAGGAGGCGGACTTCTACGGCCGCTACGCGCAGGCCATCGAGGAGCGCTTCCCCAACCGCTGGATCGGCAAGGTCGTCGCCCAGGCGCTGCCGGTGGAGGACGTACGCCGCTACAAGGAGTACGGGATCAAGATCTACCACCCCAACTACGAGGTGTGGGACAAGCGGCTGTTCGAGATCATCTGCCCGGGGAAGGAGCGCTACGTGGGCCGCGAGGAGTGGCACCGGCGCATCTTCGACGCGGCGGAGGTGTTCGGCGCGCGCTACGTGATCCCCAACTTCGTGGCCGGGGTGGAGATGGCGAAGCCGTTCGGGTTCCAGACGGTGGACGAGGCCATCGCCTCGACCGCCGAGGGGCTGGACTACTTCATGAGCCGCGGGGTGACGCCGCGCTTCACCACCTGGTGCCCCGAGCCGGCCACGCCGCTGGGGCGCGACAACCCCGAGGGCGCGCCGCTGGAGTACCACATCCGGCTGCTGGAGGTGTACCGCGAGACGCTGGAGAAGCACGGCCTGAAGCCGCCGCCGGGGTACGGCGTGGCCGGCGCGGGGAACGCGGTGTTCTCCGTCAGCTCGTTCATGGACACCCTCCGCCCCGACGAGGTCACCGAGGAAGAGGCCGTTCCCGCCGCGGCGTGACCGCCGTCTCCTTGTGGATGGACATGGATCGGCCCCGCTCCGGAACCTCCGGAGCGGGGCCGATCTGCATCCGCGGACGATGCGCCGGGGCTCCAAGAGACGCCAGATCAGCCCTAATACGCCATCTGCGTTGATCTGCAACCTTGCCGTCCCATCCTGCCGAAATCAAACAGACGTCCGGCATACAGTCGCATCGCACGGGGTGAGCGCACGCTCTCAGCCGTTGAATATCTCCAGAAACAGACGTAATTTCATGTTGATCCGAAGCAGCCTCTCGCGTCATTCCCACAGGGAGAAGCAGATGAAGAAGCTCAGGCTGGACCTCGATGCGCTCGCCGTCGACTCGTTCGACACGCACGCGCCGGCGGGGCGGCGCGGCACGGTAATGGGCAACATCGACCCGGACACGGTCGTAGTCGTGAACGCCGGCACCTTGGCGTGCAGCCAGAACTGCCTCGTCGCCGACACCGCGGGCGGCGACACCTGCGACCGGCGCTGCGAGCCGAGCATCGTCTGCCCCACCACCACCCCCGTGTGATCCCGAGTCCGGAAAAAGAACAATCACACAGAGGCACGGAGTCGCAGAGGCACGGAGAACCAATTGCGGTCCTCCGTGCCTCTGTGTTCTCTGTGCCCGTGTGTGAAAAACCAGGATCGCAGATGCCCGAACGATGTGTTGGGATCCGGTATGATGTCGGGGCGGCGATCACGGGCTCGCCGGATGCCGATCTTCGTTGAATATTTGGGGTACGATGCAAATGGTCTCGCGCCGCATGCCGGCCGGGACGCGGTTCACGATCCTCCCGACTTGCCCCCCCTGACCCACTCACGACGGCTCGGCTTCGGACAATGACGACAACGCGGATTGCGGCGGCGCTGCTGGTGGCGCTGCTGGAGGCGGCGCTCTGGGCCTGGGCGCTCGGCCTGATGCCCCGCGCGGTGGACGGCGTGCGCAGGCGGCTGTATCCCCTGGCGCTGGCGCACCTGCTGGCGGCGGTCCTGTTCCTGGGCGGTGGATCGGCGCAGGCCGCGCGGCTGTTACGGGGCCGCGCGCCCGAACCCTTCGCCGCGTTCACGCCCAGCGGCGACCCCGGGCTGGCGCGCTGGATGGCCGCGCAGCGCCCGCGCCTCCCCCGCCCCGACGCGGCCGACCCCGCGCGGCTGGCGTCGTGGGCCGAAACCATGCGCGCGTACCTCGACACCACCGCGTTCCGCACCCCGCCGCCGGCCGACCCGCCGATCGCCGGCACGCCGCGGCTGCTCGAGCGCGTGCGGCTGGCGGGCGGGATCGAGCGGCGATTCGTCTCCGTGCCGGGGTTCGACGGCACGGCCATCCCCGGCTACCTGTTCGTGCCGCCCGGCCTGGCCCGCCGCCCCGCGGTGATAGTCATCCCTGGCCACGGCGAGGGGATCGTGGAGACGGCGGGGCTGGTGGACAGCTACCAGCACGCGGTCGCGCTGCGGCTGGCCGAGGCGGGGTTCGTCACCTACACGCCGGAGCTGCGCGGCTTCGGCTACCTGGGCGGCCGCATCGGCACGGACCACTCGGCGGTGGCGCAGAACGCGCAGCTGGCCGGCACTTCGTACAAGGCGGTGGTGCTGCGCGACCTGCGCGCCGTGTCGGCGTGGATGGCCGCGCAGCCGGAGGTCGACACCGCGCGGATGGGCGTTTCCGGCGTGTCGTACGGCGGGGAGATGTCGGTGGCGCTGGCGGCCATGGAGCCGCGCTTCCGGGCCGTGGTGGCGCAGGGATTCGAGGGCGGCACCGGCCCGCTGCGGCCGCGAACCGCCACGGAGCCCATGCCCTTCCACGGCTGTCACGAGACGCTGCTGGCCAACCGCGACCTGTGGCAGGAGGACCTGTTCCTGCTGGTGAGCCCGCGGCCGATGCTGATGGTGACCGGCAGCGACGACCTCCCGGCCGACCCCGGGCTGACGGACCTGCTCCGCGGCGTCTACCGCGCCGCGGGTCGCCCAGACGGCTTCCAGTCCGCTGTCCGCGAGGGCGGGCACGAGTACTTCGCCGAGCCCGCCATCGCCTTTTTCCGCGCGCACCTGTAGCCTTATCCAAATCCTGAAAAACAGCAGGTCTCACGCAGAGCAGCAGAGGCAGCAGAGGTGAGTTCTCTGCTGCCTCTGCTGCTCTGCGTGAGGCAATTCTTTTTCTGGATTCGGGTATTCCATCAGCCCACAACAACGAAAGCCGGGCCCAGCATGATTGCTGAGCCCGGCTTTCGTGAAGTGGAGATGCCGGGATTCGAACCCGGGTCCGCCTACCGATCCCCCGCGACATCTACGTGCGTATCCACCCGTTCTGTTCTCCTCGCTCGCTCATCGGCCGGATGGAGGCCCCTCGCGAACCAGCCGTGCAAGTCTCGCCTGCGGCGTCACGGCGCCGAACGCAGGCCAGCCAGAATTTAGCGACACCCGGCGGCCCGCCTCAGGCGGGGCTGACCGACGGATGGGAGGTAAGGAGCCCGTGAGGGCGTCTACTTACGCAGCCAGAGCGAAGTTATCGTTCGCGGTTACTGATTTCCCGGAGGTTTAACGAGTGCTCCGAGCACCTCGGCACGCCGCCACGGCTTCACCGTACGCGTCGAAACCTGTCATCCCCATGACCCGTGTTTTCAAACACGCTCCAAATCTAGCGGATGTGACCGAGCGTGTCAATCTTACGTTCCTGCAACGATTTAGGTGACACGGCCGCAATGCGCAGGCCCGTTCGCCTCGCTCGCCGCCGCCCGACGAAACACTTGGCGAATGGCACCCGGCGGCGCATTTTTCCGCCTGTTAACGTGCGACCCTTGCGATGCATCGGGGAAATCCCCGTCTTCCAATCCCCGGACTTCATTTGCGCCGCGCGGCAGCGTGCCGGTGGGCGCCGACACCCCCATTCCACGCGGAGGACAAAATGAGCACGGACATTGGACAGGTCGACCTTGGCGCCGCACGCCACGTGGTGGCCGAAAGCACGCAGTACTTCTTCAGCGGCTGGAAGCCGATCTTCCAGGGCGTGGACCGCGCCGTGGGCACGGCGGACCTGGCCTTCGGTTTCGCCCACCCGGTCTGCCGCAAGCAGAACGTGAACGTGGTGCGGGTGTTCCTGGGCGACGACCGGATCCGCTTCCTGACGACCTCCAGCGCCCCGCCGATCCCCTACGTGAACAACAACGGGCGGACGATCAGCCGCACCATCTCCGAGTTCCTGAGCGAGGAAGAGAACGCCGAGGTCGTGCTGGCGGTCAACGCCAACTTCTCGTATTACACGGGTTCGGACGTGTCGGGCAAGGAGTTCGTGCTGTTCGGCGCGGCGGTGCGCGACGAGACGGTCGTCTGCGACCCCGCGCTGGCGCCGTGGACGCAGGACAACGCGGGATGCCTTCCCTGCAACGACCAGAGCAAGGACGGGTGCGACGTTCCCGGGCCGGGCTACGCGGGCGCGGCGGCGCTCCTGATCCGGGAGGGCAACCGCGCCGAGATCGTGCTGGCGACCGCCGCGGACCCGGTGGACCTCTCGGACGTCCACACGGCCATCGCGGGGAGCGCGCAGCCCGCCAGGGGGTCGCTCTGCCCGCAGCCGCAGATCGTGCCGCTGAACCGCCTTCTCTGGAACGGCCACAACCAGGCGACGCCGCAGGAGATCCCGGAGGAGCTGGTGGCCGGACGCACCGCGGTGGGGCTGGGGGTGGCCGAGGGGGTGCGCTACCTGTACCTGATGACGCTGGACGGCCGCGAGGGCGACGCCTATCCGTACGGGGCCGGCTTCTACGACCTGGGCGAGTGGATGAAGATCGCCGGCGCGACCGACGCCATTCCGCTGGACGGCGGCGGCTCGTCGGTGATGGCCTGGCGCGCCGCCGACGGCACGCTGGTGCACGCCGGCGTCCCCTACGGCGACGAGACCACCCCCGGCGTCGAGCGCGCGGTGGGGAACTTCTTCGGGGTGATCGCGCCGCGGCTGGGGGAGTAGGGGAGAAAGTCCCGAGTCCCGGGTGAATGCCCTCACCCGGGACTCGGCTTCTTTGCTCTTCCTCGGACGAAATCCGGAATCTCACGCTGACGTCGTCCCGAGGCCAATTACACCTTCGCCACCTTCGGCGCGCTGGCCACGCGGTTGCGGCCGTCGGCCTTGGCGCGGTAGAGCGCCTCGTCGGCCAGCTTCAGCACTTCGTCCGCGGTCGCCGTGCACTCGGGGCAGGCGGCGGCGCCGATCGACACCGTGACCGAGAGCG encodes the following:
- a CDS encoding dienelactone hydrolase family protein; the encoded protein is MTTTRIAAALLVALLEAALWAWALGLMPRAVDGVRRRLYPLALAHLLAAVLFLGGGSAQAARLLRGRAPEPFAAFTPSGDPGLARWMAAQRPRLPRPDAADPARLASWAETMRAYLDTTAFRTPPPADPPIAGTPRLLERVRLAGGIERRFVSVPGFDGTAIPGYLFVPPGLARRPAVIVIPGHGEGIVETAGLVDSYQHAVALRLAEAGFVTYTPELRGFGYLGGRIGTDHSAVAQNAQLAGTSYKAVVLRDLRAVSAWMAAQPEVDTARMGVSGVSYGGEMSVALAAMEPRFRAVVAQGFEGGTGPLRPRTATEPMPFHGCHETLLANRDLWQEDLFLLVSPRPMLMVTGSDDLPADPGLTDLLRGVYRAAGRPDGFQSAVREGGHEYFAEPAIAFFRAHL
- a CDS encoding phosphodiester glycosidase family protein; this encodes MSTDIGQVDLGAARHVVAESTQYFFSGWKPIFQGVDRAVGTADLAFGFAHPVCRKQNVNVVRVFLGDDRIRFLTTSSAPPIPYVNNNGRTISRTISEFLSEEENAEVVLAVNANFSYYTGSDVSGKEFVLFGAAVRDETVVCDPALAPWTQDNAGCLPCNDQSKDGCDVPGPGYAGAAALLIREGNRAEIVLATAADPVDLSDVHTAIAGSAQPARGSLCPQPQIVPLNRLLWNGHNQATPQEIPEELVAGRTAVGLGVAEGVRYLYLMTLDGREGDAYPYGAGFYDLGEWMKIAGATDAIPLDGGGSSVMAWRAADGTLVHAGVPYGDETTPGVERAVGNFFGVIAPRLGE